In the Clostridium sporogenes genome, one interval contains:
- a CDS encoding PA2169 family four-helix-bundle protein, with amino-acid sequence MNTELKENTKRMDKFLKGVHMGGSTFKDYLEKAQNVELKNELKNIIESFKRHEEAITNRIEQMGGDAPDTLGFLGTIAEFFEKIKLIPANNDLEVCDHAIKAMEIGIKQGERFKEENKELDYSLMKEVNAIVNDYYKHLNTLNEIIRNYNR; translated from the coding sequence ATGAATACAGAATTAAAAGAGAATACAAAAAGAATGGATAAATTTTTAAAAGGAGTACATATGGGAGGTAGTACTTTTAAAGATTATCTTGAAAAAGCCCAGAATGTTGAGCTTAAAAATGAACTTAAAAATATTATAGAATCTTTTAAAAGACATGAAGAAGCTATTACTAATAGAATAGAACAAATGGGAGGAGATGCTCCAGATACTTTAGGATTTTTAGGAACTATAGCAGAGTTTTTTGAAAAGATAAAATTAATACCTGCAAATAATGATTTGGAAGTTTGTGATCATGCTATAAAGGCTATGGAAATAGGAATAAAGCAAGGAGAAAGGTTTAAAGAAGAGAATAAGGAGTTAGATTATAGTTTGATGAAAGAAGTAAATGCTATAGTAAATGATTATTATAAGCATTTAAACACTCTTAATGAAATAATAAGAAATTACAATAGATAA
- a CDS encoding SNF2 helicase associated domain-containing protein produces MNLKELIEIVLIKCPSLIRMEGKKIYKKGVVFDIKSKKIDNSYNIYGKVKDENNSNDYYTHIRINMAKGILEKTKCSCDDFINNASYKKEFLCPHIIATMYKFYDLAVKNLKYKINKQNKGKYIIGNTILNEIIKYNNLKEKLNISIKLNHINNSDLEYYEAHFKIGKGNIMYSINSLEDFIQGRIQESKVFINNGLVYNPKIHYFSMEDEKIIKFIEEYISINKEILNKQINLHFKIGDGGKLRILPSALERFLDIIHHKTTKFKYEYIDYNSKIIHKDLPLSFTLKEIDGKFSLTTKKQFPIPLTQKGEVYFYNNNLYIPSKIQRELYKPFYKYFKKQGNILFNKDEKPIRELIIILNRISQVITFDEKVKNFVSNLIVPKFYFYKESEQILCRVKLYYGQEYFELIRDAKNKSLSNFIKINLPPTIRENLYINNIVCENFKEEDLNDKIIIRDLEKEEKIVMELGKFKFIKGENSFLFIGEENDLYNFLSKGLKKFKNIGEVTFQDSFNSLVLYDLNSIEAHITETSEEWLNLSYNIGNIPKKEFKNIFKAFKHNKSFYKIKDNSFIDLEDDEVKNFLNLLDDLSFNGDISGDSIKIHKNRAYYIQNKGEAFIKEKDLLKNISNKIININDNYYEVPKNLNATLREYQIAGYQWMKTLSNMRFGGILADEMGLGKTIQTISFLLSENGSKSLIVTPTSLIYNWQDEFQRFAKDLKVGIIHGSKEDRIKILNNRNEYDVLITTYGTLRNDFDLYKDIIFDFCIIDEGQNIKNPLAQNTDSVKKINSKVRFALTGTPIENNLMELWSIFDFIMPGYLYNEERFQDKFINAGEENIDKLKTLIRPFILRREKKDVLKDLPNKIEKKFLVEMTMSQNIIYKAYMKSIKDKLKNSKEDKIAIFSYLTKLRQLCLDPSLIIDDYKGGSGKFKIAMELIREGVNEGKKILLFSQFTSVLKNISKLLEKEDIEYFYLDGATNASERIKLVNEFNKNSNIKLFLISLKAGGTGLNLTSANLVIHFDPWWNPAIEDQATDRAHRIGQKNLVEVIKLVCKETIEEKIIMLQEDKKELINNIMNNDLKSGNLINTLSKEEILDLFA; encoded by the coding sequence TTGAATTTAAAAGAATTAATAGAAATAGTCCTTATTAAGTGTCCAAGCCTTATAAGAATGGAAGGAAAGAAGATTTATAAAAAAGGGGTAGTATTTGATATAAAAAGTAAAAAAATAGATAATTCTTATAATATATATGGGAAAGTTAAAGATGAAAATAACAGCAATGATTATTATACTCACATAAGAATAAATATGGCAAAGGGTATATTAGAAAAAACTAAATGTAGTTGCGATGATTTTATTAATAACGCTTCCTATAAGAAAGAATTTTTGTGCCCGCATATTATAGCTACTATGTATAAGTTTTACGATTTGGCAGTTAAAAATCTTAAGTATAAAATCAATAAACAAAACAAAGGTAAATATATAATAGGAAATACTATATTAAATGAAATAATAAAGTATAATAATTTAAAAGAAAAGCTAAATATTAGCATAAAATTAAATCATATAAATAATAGTGATTTAGAGTATTATGAGGCTCATTTCAAAATTGGTAAAGGCAATATTATGTATTCAATAAATTCCTTAGAGGATTTTATTCAAGGAAGAATTCAAGAAAGTAAGGTTTTTATTAATAATGGATTAGTATATAATCCTAAAATTCATTATTTTTCTATGGAAGATGAAAAAATTATTAAGTTTATAGAGGAATACATATCAATAAATAAAGAAATATTGAATAAACAGATAAATTTACATTTTAAAATAGGGGATGGTGGAAAGTTAAGAATATTACCTAGCGCATTAGAAAGATTTTTAGATATTATTCATCACAAAACTACTAAATTTAAGTATGAATATATAGATTATAATAGCAAGATTATACATAAAGATTTACCACTTTCCTTTACTCTAAAAGAAATAGATGGGAAGTTTAGTTTAACCACTAAAAAGCAATTCCCAATTCCACTTACTCAAAAGGGTGAAGTATATTTCTATAATAACAATTTATATATTCCTTCTAAAATACAAAGGGAATTATATAAACCTTTCTATAAATATTTTAAAAAACAAGGAAACATATTATTTAATAAAGATGAAAAACCTATTAGAGAATTAATAATAATATTAAACAGAATTTCCCAGGTAATAACTTTTGATGAAAAAGTTAAAAACTTTGTATCAAATCTTATAGTGCCAAAATTTTATTTTTACAAAGAATCAGAACAAATTTTATGTAGGGTTAAGTTATATTATGGACAAGAATATTTTGAACTTATTAGGGATGCAAAAAATAAAAGCTTATCAAATTTTATAAAGATAAATTTGCCACCAACTATAAGAGAAAATTTATATATTAATAATATAGTATGCGAGAATTTTAAAGAAGAAGATTTAAATGACAAGATCATTATTAGAGATCTAGAAAAAGAAGAAAAAATTGTTATGGAACTAGGAAAATTTAAGTTTATAAAAGGAGAAAATAGTTTTTTATTTATTGGAGAGGAAAATGATTTATATAATTTTTTAAGCAAAGGGTTAAAAAAGTTTAAAAATATAGGAGAAGTAACTTTTCAAGATAGTTTTAATAGTTTAGTTTTATATGATTTAAATTCTATAGAAGCTCATATTACTGAAACCTCTGAAGAATGGTTAAACTTATCATATAATATTGGAAATATTCCTAAGAAGGAATTTAAAAATATATTTAAAGCTTTTAAACATAATAAAAGTTTTTATAAAATAAAGGATAATAGTTTTATTGATTTAGAGGATGATGAAGTTAAGAATTTTTTAAATTTATTAGACGATTTAAGTTTTAATGGAGATATAAGTGGAGATTCTATTAAAATTCATAAAAATAGAGCTTATTATATTCAAAATAAAGGAGAAGCTTTTATTAAAGAAAAAGATTTGCTTAAAAATATATCAAATAAAATTATAAATATAAATGATAACTATTATGAAGTTCCTAAAAATCTTAATGCTACCCTTAGAGAATATCAAATAGCAGGATACCAATGGATGAAAACTCTAAGTAATATGAGATTTGGAGGGATTTTAGCAGATGAAATGGGGCTTGGTAAAACCATACAGACAATAAGCTTTTTATTATCAGAAAATGGAAGTAAAAGCCTTATAGTTACACCAACTTCTTTAATATATAATTGGCAAGATGAATTCCAAAGGTTTGCTAAAGATTTAAAGGTTGGAATTATTCATGGAAGCAAGGAAGATAGAATAAAGATTTTAAATAATAGGAATGAATATGATGTTTTAATAACTACCTATGGAACTTTAAGAAATGATTTTGATTTATATAAAGATATTATATTTGATTTTTGTATAATAGATGAAGGACAGAATATTAAAAATCCATTAGCTCAAAATACAGACAGTGTTAAGAAAATTAATTCTAAAGTTAGATTTGCATTAACGGGAACTCCAATTGAAAATAATTTAATGGAGCTTTGGTCTATATTTGATTTTATTATGCCAGGATATTTGTATAATGAAGAAAGATTTCAGGACAAATTTATAAATGCAGGAGAAGAAAATATTGATAAACTAAAAACTTTAATTCGCCCATTTATTTTAAGAAGAGAAAAAAAGGATGTATTAAAAGATTTACCTAATAAAATAGAGAAGAAATTTTTAGTTGAAATGACTATGAGCCAAAATATTATATATAAAGCATATATGAAAAGTATAAAGGATAAATTAAAAAACAGTAAGGAGGATAAAATAGCAATCTTTTCTTACCTTACAAAACTAAGACAGCTATGTTTAGATCCTTCCCTCATAATTGATGATTATAAAGGAGGAAGCGGCAAATTTAAAATAGCTATGGAATTAATTAGAGAAGGAGTAAATGAGGGGAAGAAAATTTTATTGTTCTCACAATTTACTTCCGTACTAAAGAATATTTCAAAATTATTAGAAAAAGAAGATATAGAATACTTTTATTTAGATGGGGCAACTAATGCCAGTGAAAGAATTAAGCTAGTTAATGAATTTAATAAAAACTCTAATATTAAGCTTTTCTTAATATCACTGAAAGCAGGAGGTACAGGATTAAATTTGACATCAGCAAACTTAGTTATTCATTTTGATCCTTGGTGGAACCCAGCAATAGAAGATCAAGCAACTGATAGAGCACATAGAATAGGACAGAAAAATTTAGTAGAGGTAATAAAGCTAGTATGTAAAGAAACTATCGAAGAGAAAATTATAATGTTACAAGAGGACAAAAAGGAACTTATAAATAATATTATGAATAATGATTTGAAGAGTGGTAATTTAATAAATACATTATCAAAAGAAGAAATATTAGATTTATTTGCTTAA
- a CDS encoding RelA/SpoT domain-containing protein, which translates to MENKLIKEEFLKKYPSIEEDIIENKIDWNNLRDIYLDFNKYKDTYESQCDFISNILRTHNKIHSVKSRVKNPERLIEKIIRKTPNRKERYGEDFQFTVENYKEEINDLIGIRVIHIFKQDWEDIHQFILNTWKVIEITANVRDGDDTRRFEELNIQIQSRKSGYRSVHYLIEFFPTNQRVIAEIQVRTIFEEGYGEIDHQLRYCHKEIPEVLALNLLLFNRISGSADEMASFINLLNKNLGEREGKYEEVIASKDEEIRKLKEKIKNIQESDK; encoded by the coding sequence ATGGAGAATAAACTTATAAAGGAAGAATTTTTAAAAAAATATCCTTCTATAGAAGAGGATATTATTGAAAATAAAATAGACTGGAATAACTTAAGAGACATATATTTAGATTTTAATAAATACAAAGATACTTATGAAAGCCAATGTGATTTTATATCCAATATATTGAGGACTCACAATAAAATACATTCTGTTAAATCTAGAGTTAAAAATCCTGAGAGGTTAATAGAAAAAATTATTCGAAAAACTCCAAATAGAAAAGAAAGATATGGAGAAGATTTTCAGTTTACTGTTGAAAACTATAAGGAAGAAATAAATGATTTAATAGGTATTAGAGTTATACATATATTCAAACAGGATTGGGAAGATATACACCAGTTTATTTTAAATACTTGGAAAGTTATAGAAATAACTGCAAATGTAAGGGATGGAGACGATACAAGAAGATTTGAGGAACTGAATATTCAAATTCAATCTAGAAAATCCGGTTATAGATCTGTACATTATCTTATAGAATTTTTTCCTACCAACCAAAGAGTTATAGCAGAAATTCAAGTAAGAACTATATTTGAAGAAGGTTATGGAGAGATTGATCATCAATTAAGATATTGCCATAAAGAAATTCCTGAGGTTTTGGCATTAAATCTTCTTTTATTTAATCGTATTTCAGGAAGTGCAGATGAAATGGCATCTTTTATTAATTTACTTAATAAAAATTTGGGAGAAAGAGAAGGAAAATATGAAGAAGTAATAGCTTCTAAAGATGAGGAAATAAGAAAATTAAAGGAAAAAATAAAAAACATCCAAGAAAGCGATAAATAA
- a CDS encoding AraC family transcriptional regulator, with product MKTKKTVGDMYDEYIKEEFKCKTSDELLGKKYVIGKQFGVGDYSRMKIEDGLEISKFNMCSANMYFDNKGYKDDILEIGYCYSGTTKILTLPSNKEYMFKEGQIFFYKTLNNVEYFEFKYDKCKTISICMHFNTIKNAVNPIWEDKAIMDWETQMNNIFKEDILIIEKASYDIKKIAEEINKIPIDNMMGYMKLKLKTIEFLTSFFEGNSNGKLIQNQGDEEKESIIRAKKIISKNLQNPPCLKELASDLNMSLYKLQRAFKNITGDTVYEYIKKLRIEKAKYLLKSTDMSILEIANEIGYENPSKFSKAFKSYNNINPLKYRKLNKSV from the coding sequence TTGAAAACTAAAAAAACCGTTGGAGATATGTATGATGAATATATTAAGGAAGAATTTAAATGTAAAACTTCAGATGAGCTCTTAGGCAAAAAGTATGTTATTGGAAAACAATTTGGCGTAGGGGATTATTCAAGAATGAAAATAGAAGATGGCTTAGAGATTTCAAAGTTTAATATGTGTTCAGCAAATATGTATTTTGATAATAAAGGATATAAAGATGATATTTTAGAAATAGGATATTGTTATAGTGGAACTACGAAAATTTTAACTTTGCCTAGTAACAAAGAGTATATGTTTAAAGAAGGGCAAATTTTTTTTTATAAAACATTAAATAATGTAGAATATTTTGAGTTTAAATATGATAAATGTAAAACCATATCAATTTGTATGCATTTTAACACCATTAAAAATGCAGTAAATCCAATATGGGAAGATAAAGCTATAATGGATTGGGAAACACAAATGAATAACATATTTAAAGAAGATATATTAATAATTGAAAAAGCTAGTTATGATATAAAGAAAATAGCAGAAGAAATAAATAAGATTCCCATTGATAATATGATGGGATATATGAAACTTAAGCTAAAGACAATAGAATTTTTAACTAGTTTTTTTGAAGGAAATTCTAATGGGAAATTAATACAAAATCAGGGGGATGAGGAGAAGGAGAGTATAATCAGAGCTAAGAAAATTATAAGCAAAAACCTACAGAACCCTCCATGTCTTAAAGAATTAGCTAGTGATTTAAACATGAGTTTATATAAATTACAGAGAGCTTTTAAAAATATTACTGGAGATACAGTTTATGAATATATAAAAAAATTAAGAATTGAAAAAGCAAAATATTTATTAAAAAGTACAGATATGTCAATTTTAGAAATTGCAAATGAAATAGGTTATGAAAATCCAAGTAAGTTTTCAAAGGCTTTTAAAAGTTATAATAATATTAATCCATTAAAATATAGAAAATTAAATAAATCAGTATGA